A window of Syntrophaceae bacterium genomic DNA:
CCGTGACCCTCGGGGGCGCCTGGGCCAACGGCGACCTGCTCACGATCCCCTTCACGTACACCGAGGCGGACCCCGCCGACATCAACGTCGCCTTCAGCGGGCTGGCCAACGGTGCCGTCATCGGCAACGGGGGAACCCTGACGTGGGACCTCACGTCGGCCCGGGCCGAGACGATGACCGGTTACGCCTCCAGCTCGACGGTGAAGGCCCTGACCAACGACGGCTATCCCTCCGGCGTGCTGCGGAGCCTTGCCATCGAGAAGGACGGCACGATCACGGGCTTCTTCACCAACGGCCAGACGGCCTCGCTGGGGCAGATCGCTCTGGGCGACTTCCCCAACCCCTGGGGCCTCAAGAAGATGGGCTCGAACCTCTTCAGCGCCACCCTCGTCTCGGGCCAGGCGATCATCAACACGCCGGGCGCCGGCGGGCTGGGCGAGGTCAAGTCCAACGCCTTGGAGATGGCCAACACGGACCTCGGCACGGAGTTCATCACGATGATCACGGCCCAGAGGGCCTACCAGGCCAACGCGAAGGTCATCACGACGACGGACGCCATGATGGCCGAGCTGATGAACATCAAGCGGTAACCCGGCAATCCGGGTTGCCCCTGAAGTGCGGTAAGCCGCCGAAGGGGGCAGCCCGGATGCCCGTTTCTCACCGTCAATTTGTTGACCCGCCGGGGCCGCCCCGTGCCGTCCCCGGGACCTTCCCTTGCGCCTGTCCGGCCGCCGCCGCCGGGCCGGCCCGTACCCCTCCGCGGGCAGCCCCGGCCGCCGGAATCGCTTGAAAAATCCCCGCTTTCGATTGGTATGGAATTTGCTCTCATTCTCTGTGCGCCCGCAGCGCCGCTGCGGCCCGGCCCGGGACCCAGCCCGCAGGGCTCGAGCCCTCGGGACGGTATGCCCTGACGGTTCGGGCCGACAGCGTAAATCCGAAGGAGTGAACCGGGGAGCCATGGCCAAGGAAGCGGAAAAGAACAAGACGGAAGAGCAGGCCGCCGAGGGCGGCAAGGAAAAGAAGAAGGGCTCCAAGCTCAAGTGGATCCTCATCGGCGTGGTCCTCCTGCTGGTGCTCGGAGGAGGCGGCGCCGGGGCCTATCTGTTCCTGAACAAGTCGGCGGGCAAGGAGCCCCAGGCCCCCCCGAAGCCCCCCATCGGCGCCGTCTGGGCACCCGACGTGTTCATCATCAACCTCGCCGACGCCGATGCGGACCGCTATCTCAAGATCACCATGAACTTCGAACTGTCGGACGCGCTCGCCGCGACCGAGCTGGAACAGATGAAGCCGAAGGTGCGCGACATGGTCCTCGGCGTGCTGACCGTGAAGACGTTCAAGGACCTGAACAACTTCGAGGGCAAGCAGCGCCTCAAGGAAGAGATCGCCATGCGCCTCAACAGCCACCTCACGAGGGGCAAGGTGGTGCAGGTCTACTTCACGGATTTTGTGGTGCAATAAGAGGCGAAGGGCAAAAGGCGGAAATCCCCCTGACACCCCCTCATGGAAAACGGGGAAAGAGGGGGATTTGGACGAAATAGAAACGGGAAGAGAAATAGGCGGCGTTTCGCGATGTCCAACATCCTGTCCCAGGAAGAAGTCGACGTCCTCTTGAAAGGGCTCTCCGGCGGGGAGATCGACACGGACCGGGTCGAGCAGCACGAGCCGGGCGATGTCCTTCCCTACGACCTGACCAGCCAGGACCGGATTATCCGGGGCCGGATGCCCACCTTCGAGATGACGACGGAGAAGTTCGCCCGCATCTTCCGGCTCAGCCTCTCGTCGCTGTTGCGGCGGGTCGTCGGGGTGAGCGCCCTGTCGGTGGAGATGATGAAGTTCGGCGAGTTCCTCAAGACGCTCCCGGTGCCGACGAGCCTGCACATCTTCCGGATGGACCCGCTTCGGGGCAGCGCGATCTTCGTCGTCGAGTCGAAGGTGATCTTTTCCCTCGTGGACATCCTCTTCGGCGGCTCGGGACAGTCGAGCTTCAAGATCGAGGGCCGCGAGTTCACCGCCATCGAGAACCGCCTGATCAAGCGGGTCGTGCTCAGCGCGTTGGCCGATTTCGAGAAGGCCTGGAAGGCGATCCTCGAGGTGAAGATCACGCACCAGCGCTCGGAGATCAACCCCCAGTTCGCGCACATCGTCCCGCTGACGGACGTGGTCGTCGTGGTGCACTTCGAGATCGAGATGGAGTTCTCCTCGGGCATCGTGTCCATCTGCATCCCCTATTCGATGCTGGAGCCCGTGCGCGAGAAGCTGCAGGCCGGCTTCCAGAGCGACGCCCTGGAGGTGGACCGGGAGTGGGCCAACCGGTTCAAGGAGGGGCTCGTCGCGTCGAAGGTGGAGCTCATCGTGGAGCTCGGGCGCACGGAAGTCAGCGCCAAGGAGGTGGTCGGCCTCAAGAAGGGCGACGTCATCATGCTCGACCGCTACCGCGTTGACCCGCTCGACGTCTACGTGGAGGGGGTCCAGAAGCTGCGCGCCTACCCGGGCGTCTACAAGGGAAACACGGCGATTCAGATCGCGGGAATGGTGGAAGGAAAAGAGGCTCGGTACTATGGAACAGAATGAAGTGGACAGCTTGATGCAGGAGATCAACAAGGAGACCGGCGGCGCCCCGCCCAGGCAGGATGGGGAGA
This region includes:
- a CDS encoding flagellar basal body protein FliL, which codes for MAKEAEKNKTEEQAAEGGKEKKKGSKLKWILIGVVLLLVLGGGGAGAYLFLNKSAGKEPQAPPKPPIGAVWAPDVFIINLADADADRYLKITMNFELSDALAATELEQMKPKVRDMVLGVLTVKTFKDLNNFEGKQRLKEEIAMRLNSHLTRGKVVQVYFTDFVVQ
- the fliM gene encoding flagellar motor switch protein FliM, giving the protein MSNILSQEEVDVLLKGLSGGEIDTDRVEQHEPGDVLPYDLTSQDRIIRGRMPTFEMTTEKFARIFRLSLSSLLRRVVGVSALSVEMMKFGEFLKTLPVPTSLHIFRMDPLRGSAIFVVESKVIFSLVDILFGGSGQSSFKIEGREFTAIENRLIKRVVLSALADFEKAWKAILEVKITHQRSEINPQFAHIVPLTDVVVVVHFEIEMEFSSGIVSICIPYSMLEPVREKLQAGFQSDALEVDREWANRFKEGLVASKVELIVELGRTEVSAKEVVGLKKGDVIMLDRYRVDPLDVYVEGVQKLRAYPGVYKGNTAIQIAGMVEGKEARYYGTE